ACGGCCAGCGAGTCGAGATCGAGGGCGGCGAGAGCCTGCCGCTGAACGGGGCCGGCGTCGAGGCCGGGCGGCCGGTCACCCTGGGCATCCGGCCCGAGCACCTGGAGCCGGCCGCGGAGGCCGAGAGCCTCGCCCACCTGACCATCGACCTGGTCGAGCAGCTGGGCGCCGACACCCTGGTCCACGGCCACTTCGGCGAGGCGGCCCAGGACCTGACCCTGCGCATCAGCGGCACCCACAAGGTCGCCGCCGGCGAGCGCCTGCCCCTGCGCATCGGCGCCGCCCAGCTGCACCTCTTCGACCGCGACAGCGGCGCCCGGCTCTAGCTTGGCGGCCGCCGCGCCGACCGGCCGGAAGGAAGCCTAGCGTTCCAGGCTCGGATAGCCCTCGAGGTAGATCAGGTCCTTGGCCCGGACCGGCTCGTGGCAGGCGAGACAGTCGTCCTTGTAGTCCTTGGTGACGGTCCGGCCCGGATCCTCGGCCTGGAACAGGGCCCAGCCCCAGCCGTCGCCCCAGAGCGGATGTCCGGCAAAGCGGCTCTTTACATCCTTGATCATGACGAACCAGCCTTCGACCTCGGCGGCGCGGCTCACCCGGCCGGTCGTGTAGTCGTCCGTCCGGGTCTTGAAGAGCTCCTTCACGAGCACGGCGCCGTCCGGGAAACCGCCCGTCGCCTTGAAGGCCGCGACCGTTTCCGGCCGGGCGTAGACGACATGGAATCCCGAGGCGCCGCCGTCCTCCGCGTGGCCGTCGACCGCCCAGGTGCCGAGGTGACGCCAGCTGCGGAAGTCCTCAGGT
This window of the Kiloniellales bacterium genome carries:
- a CDS encoding cytochrome P460 family protein — translated: MRRAFTATVGASVALASLLLVDAGRSAEDFSPYVDDEGSISLPEDFRSWRHLGTWAVDGHAEDGGASGFHVVYARPETVAAFKATGGFPDGAVLVKELFKTRTDDYTTGRVSRAAEVEGWFVMIKDVKSRFAGHPLWGDGWGWALFQAEDPGRTVTKDYKDDCLACHEPVRAKDLIYLEGYPSLER